A window from Dunckerocampus dactyliophorus isolate RoL2022-P2 chromosome 15, RoL_Ddac_1.1, whole genome shotgun sequence encodes these proteins:
- the mtpn gene encoding myotrophin isoform X2 → MCDKDLTWALKTGDVAEVEGMLKKAEDVNRTLDGGRKPLHYACDFGRKEMVEFLISKGADVNAPDKHGLTPLISACLEGHASCVKVLLDKGADKNQKGPNGMSPFEAAEDDSIKALLK, encoded by the exons ATGTGCGACAAAGACCTGACGTGGGCATTGAAGACCGGGGACGTTGCCGAGGTGGAGGGCATGCTGAAAAAG GCTGAGGACGTGAACCGGACCCTGGATGGCGGCAGGAAGCCTCTGCACTACGCTTGCGACTTTGGTCGGAAGGAAATGGTGGAGTTCCTCATCTCCAAGGGAGCAGATGTCAAC GCCCCCGACAAACACGGCCTCACCCCGTTGATCTCCGCCTGCCTGGAGGGCCATGCCAGCTGTGTCAAGGTCCTCCTAGACAAG GGCGCTGACAAAAACCAGAAGGGTCCGAACGGCATGAGCCCCTTTGAGGCGGCGGAAGACGACAGCATCAAGGCTCTTCTAAAGTGA